Proteins from one Loktanella sp. M215 genomic window:
- the nth gene encoding endonuclease III yields MAKQLDYRTIREIFTRFQAAEPEPQGELEHVNAFTLVVAVALSAQATDKGVNKATRALFAVADTPQKMLDLGLEAVTDHVKSIGLFRQKAKNVMKLSQILVDDYAGEVPNSRAALQSLPGVGRKTANVVLNMWWAHPAQAVDTHIFRVGNRTGIAPGKDVDQVERRIEDHVPADFQRHAHHWLILHGRYTCVARKPKCAACLIRDLCGFEDKVL; encoded by the coding sequence ATGGCAAAGCAACTCGACTACCGCACGATCCGCGAGATCTTCACCCGCTTTCAGGCGGCGGAACCCGAACCGCAGGGAGAGTTGGAGCATGTGAATGCCTTCACCCTCGTCGTGGCCGTGGCCCTGTCGGCGCAGGCGACCGACAAGGGCGTGAACAAGGCGACCCGCGCGCTGTTTGCCGTGGCCGACACGCCGCAAAAGATGCTGGATTTGGGGCTGGAGGCGGTGACCGACCACGTCAAATCCATCGGCCTCTTCCGCCAGAAGGCCAAGAACGTGATGAAGCTGTCCCAGATCCTCGTGGATGACTACGCCGGAGAGGTCCCCAATTCCCGCGCCGCCCTGCAATCATTGCCCGGCGTCGGGCGCAAGACGGCGAATGTGGTGCTGAACATGTGGTGGGCGCATCCCGCGCAGGCGGTCGACACCCACATCTTTCGCGTCGGCAACCGCACCGGCATCGCCCCCGGCAAGGATGTCGATCAGGTCGAACGCCGGATCGAGGATCACGTCCCCGCCGATTTCCAGCGCCACGCCCATCACTGGCTGATCCTGCACGGCCGTTACACCTGCGTCGCGCGCAAACCCAAATGCGCCGCCTGCCTGATCCGCGACCTCTGCGGGTTCGAGGATAAGGTCCTTTAG
- a CDS encoding methylated-DNA--[protein]-cysteine S-methyltransferase → MEHAPYHYAVMARAIDLIDTHKGEPLSLADLADELGMSASHVQRVFSTWVGVSPKRYQQFLALDHARQMLRENFTTLAVADAVGLSGSSRLHDLFLRWEAMTPGDYARQGAGLTVRWGWCDSPFGPVLSMATDRGLCGLAFAAETGRDAAMADLTGRWPLATFVADPEAVVGWTEAALTGSGEARLHMIGTPLQIKVWEALLRIPSGQVTTYSEIAQSIGHDRAVRAVGTAVGRNPVSLLIPCHRALRKSGALGGYHWGLPVKRTLLAWESARADSQKGDIRRNIA, encoded by the coding sequence ATGGAACACGCACCCTATCATTACGCCGTCATGGCCCGCGCCATCGACCTGATCGACACCCACAAGGGCGAGCCTTTGTCGCTGGCCGATCTGGCCGATGAACTCGGGATGAGCGCGAGCCACGTGCAGCGTGTCTTTTCCACATGGGTCGGGGTATCGCCGAAACGCTATCAGCAGTTTCTGGCGCTGGACCACGCCCGCCAGATGCTGCGCGAGAATTTCACGACGCTGGCGGTGGCGGATGCGGTGGGGCTGTCGGGCAGCAGCCGGTTGCACGACCTGTTCCTGCGGTGGGAGGCGATGACGCCCGGCGATTATGCGCGGCAGGGGGCGGGGCTGACGGTGCGCTGGGGCTGGTGCGACAGTCCCTTTGGCCCGGTGCTGTCGATGGCGACGGACCGGGGGCTGTGCGGGTTGGCCTTCGCCGCAGAGACCGGGCGCGATGCCGCGATGGCGGACCTGACCGGGCGCTGGCCCCTTGCCACCTTTGTCGCGGATCCGGAGGCCGTGGTGGGCTGGACTGAAGCGGCGCTGACGGGCAGCGGCGAGGCGCGACTGCACATGATCGGCACGCCCCTGCAGATCAAGGTCTGGGAGGCGCTGCTGCGTATTCCCAGCGGACAGGTCACGACCTATTCCGAGATCGCGCAGTCCATCGGCCACGACCGGGCCGTGCGGGCCGTGGGCACCGCCGTCGGTCGCAACCCGGTCAGTCTGCTGATTCCCTGCCATCGCGCCCTGCGCAAGTCTGGCGCCCTTGGGGGATATCATTGGGGTCTGCCGGTCAAGCGGACGCTGCTTGCGTGGGAATCCGCACGTGCGGATTCACAAAAAGGTGATATTCGGCGGAACATTGCCTGA
- a CDS encoding OmpA family protein: protein MITLTRLNLTLATAALALTTACAGTGGPNDNRMTGQGAAIGAGLGALAGAATGDNKSERIRNGLIGASLGAAAGATAGSVLDRQEQELRNQMGGNVGIVNNGQNLIVTLPQDILFATNSTTVSAAAQGNLSTLAQSLQQYPNSTVNVIGHTDDVGAASFNADLSTRRAQSVSSVLIANGVSSARIRSIGRGEDQPVATNLTAEGRQQNRRVDIVITPN, encoded by the coding sequence ATGATCACCCTGACACGCCTGAACCTGACCTTGGCCACCGCAGCGCTGGCCCTGACCACCGCCTGTGCCGGCACCGGCGGCCCGAACGACAACCGCATGACCGGACAGGGCGCAGCCATCGGCGCTGGCCTTGGTGCACTGGCGGGTGCCGCCACCGGCGACAACAAGTCCGAGCGGATCCGGAACGGCCTGATCGGTGCATCCCTGGGTGCCGCAGCCGGTGCCACCGCCGGCAGCGTGCTGGACCGTCAGGAACAGGAACTGCGCAACCAGATGGGCGGCAACGTCGGCATCGTGAACAACGGCCAGAACCTGATCGTGACGCTGCCGCAGGACATCCTGTTCGCCACGAACTCGACCACCGTGTCCGCTGCCGCACAGGGCAACCTGTCGACGCTGGCGCAATCGCTGCAGCAGTACCCGAATTCGACCGTCAACGTGATCGGTCACACCGACGACGTGGGTGCCGCATCCTTCAACGCCGACCTGTCGACCCGTCGCGCCCAGTCCGTCTCCTCGGTTCTGATTGCCAACGGCGTGTCGTCGGCCCGCATCCGGTCGATCGGCCGTGGCGAAGACCAGCCTGTCGCCACCAACCTGACCGCCGAAGGCCGTCAGCAGAACCGCCGCGTGGATATCGTCATCACGCCGAACTAA
- a CDS encoding FadR/GntR family transcriptional regulator — MPFEPVTQEKLSIGIARQIEDLILRGILRPGQRLPPERDLSERMHVSRPSLREALADLQARGLLSARAGAGVYVADVLGSAFAPALIKLFADHPVALHDTISFRRDMESLAAERAVRHGTDTDLAVIDTVFQKMEAAHRKSDPTEEAQLDADFHLAVIEASHNIILLHMMRSMYDLLRQGVFYNRAVMFQQRLTRGDLLGQHRAINVAIQARDAAGARAAINAHMDYVEGAMNDQQKADQNEGFARKRLDIEHQR, encoded by the coding sequence ATGCCGTTCGAACCCGTCACCCAGGAAAAGCTGTCAATCGGCATCGCGCGCCAGATCGAGGATCTGATCCTGCGCGGCATCCTGCGGCCGGGCCAGCGTCTGCCGCCGGAACGGGATCTGAGCGAGCGGATGCATGTGTCCCGGCCATCGCTCCGCGAGGCGCTGGCCGACCTGCAGGCGCGCGGTTTGCTGAGCGCGCGGGCAGGTGCGGGCGTCTATGTGGCCGACGTGCTGGGCAGCGCCTTTGCCCCGGCCCTGATCAAGCTGTTCGCGGATCATCCTGTGGCCCTGCACGATACGATCAGCTTTCGCCGGGATATGGAAAGTCTGGCGGCGGAACGGGCGGTGCGGCACGGGACGGATACCGACCTTGCGGTGATCGACACGGTCTTTCAGAAGATGGAAGCGGCGCACCGCAAGTCCGACCCCACGGAAGAGGCGCAACTGGATGCCGATTTCCACCTTGCGGTGATCGAGGCCAGTCACAACATCATCCTGCTGCACATGATGCGGTCAATGTATGACCTGCTGCGGCAGGGCGTATTCTATAACCGGGCCGTGATGTTCCAGCAGCGGCTGACGCGGGGCGACCTGCTGGGCCAGCACCGGGCCATCAACGTGGCGATTCAGGCGCGGGATGCGGCCGGTGCGCGGGCGGCGATCAATGCGCATATGGACTACGTCGAGGGTGCGATGAACGACCAGCAGAAGGCGGACCAGAACGAAGGTTTTGCCCGCAAGCGGCTGGACATCGAACACCAGCGCTGA
- a CDS encoding F0F1 ATP synthase subunit B produces MRYLMIPLFTLLASPAFAATGPFVSLRNTNFIVLLAFILFIAILLYMKVPSKVAEMLDKRADGIRADLDEARALREEAQSLLASYERKQKEMQEQAERIVANARTEAERSAQASKDEIAATIARRLAGAEEQLESARAAAVKDVKNRAVTVAVAAAKDVIAKQMDANRANALIDDSIATVKAKMH; encoded by the coding sequence ATGCGTTATCTGATGATCCCGCTGTTCACGCTGCTCGCCTCTCCGGCGTTCGCCGCGACCGGCCCCTTCGTCTCGCTGCGCAACACGAACTTCATCGTGCTGCTGGCCTTCATCCTGTTCATCGCGATCCTGCTCTACATGAAGGTGCCCTCGAAGGTCGCCGAGATGCTGGACAAGCGCGCCGACGGCATCCGCGCCGATCTGGACGAAGCCCGCGCCCTGCGTGAAGAAGCGCAATCGCTGCTGGCCTCTTACGAGCGCAAGCAGAAGGAAATGCAGGAACAGGCTGAGCGCATCGTCGCCAACGCCCGCACCGAGGCCGAACGCTCTGCCCAAGCCTCCAAGGACGAGATTGCCGCAACCATCGCCCGCCGTTTGGCCGGTGCCGAAGAGCAGCTTGAAAGCGCGCGTGCCGCTGCCGTCAAGGATGTGAAGAACCGCGCCGTGACGGTTGCCGTCGCTGCCGCCAAGGATGTGATCGCCAAGCAGATGGACGCCAACCGCGCCAACGCGCTGATCGACGACTCCATCGCAACGGTGAAAGCCAAGATGCACTGA